GATGATGCTGAAGCGCGACCCGAGGCGCGCGAGCCCGTGCAACACGGCGAGGGCCAGGATGAGCCCGGCGGACGCGACGAGGACGCCGTGGTCCGCGCCCGCCGCCATGGCGTCCACCGCCTCCTTCACCGTCCAGGGAATGGCGAGCGAGAAGGCTGCACCGAGGATCAGGCAGGCCACGCCCGCGAGGTAGCGCGGGCGGTAGGGGCGCAAGTAACGAAGAAACCGCCGAGCCGTCGACATCGGCTCAGTATAGCGGGCGGACGCCCGCGCGGGGCCCGCGATCAGCCCGCGGCTTGCGGCGGACGTCCGTCGCGGAAGGGACGAAGCGCGGCGTAGACGGCGGCGAGGGTGGGCGTCGGTACGCCCAGCCGCTCCCCGAGGCGCACCGCGTGCCCCTGGAGGGCCTCCAGCTCGAGGCGCTTGCCGTGCGTGAAGTCATAGTGCAGCGAGGAGAACGCCCCCGCCCCGAGCGCGTCGAGCCGCTGCATGACGGCCGGCACCAGTCCGGCGTCGAGCCCCACCCCCGCGGCGCGGCCGAGGCGGACCAGCTCGTCCATGAGTCGCTCGTACATTCCCCGCGTCTCCGGATACTGGCGCAGGACGCCGGCCGGGCAGCGCGTGAGCGTGGACATGCCGGACTGGGCGACGAGAAAGACGTATTTCTCCCACAGCATCCGAAGCGGATCCTCGGCCAGCTCGGCCGGGATGTCGGCACGCCCGCATGCCTCCAGGAACGCGCGGACCCGCGTGGATTCCTTTCCGTCCATCTCACCGAAGCGCAGCCGCCCGAGCAGCGTGTGTCTGATCACCCCGGGCGCCTCGATCACCGCGAAGACCTCGGCGATCCCCGCGATCACGTGCCCGGGGCCCAGGGTCGCGGCAAGC
This window of the Candidatus Methylomirabilota bacterium genome carries:
- a CDS encoding ketopantoate reductase family protein: MRIVVMGTGGTGGFFGAKLARAGEAVTFVARGEHLRAIQAGGLTVKSATDGEWTVQADARERLDGQPPADLVLFCVKSFDTEAAAETIRPVVGPATGVLSIQNGVDNEDKLAATLGPGHVIAGIAEVFAVIEAPGVIRHTLLGRLRFGEMDGKESTRVRAFLEACGRADIPAELAEDPLRMLWEKYVFLVAQSGMSTLTRCPAGVLRQYPETRGMYERLMDELVRLGRAAGVGLDAGLVPAVMQRLDALGAGAFSSLHYDFTHGKRLELEALQGHAVRLGERLGVPTPTLAAVYAALRPFRDGRPPQAAG